Proteins found in one Pseudorasbora parva isolate DD20220531a chromosome 11, ASM2467924v1, whole genome shotgun sequence genomic segment:
- the dicp2.2 gene encoding diverse immunoglobulin domain-containing protein 2.2, whose translation MGLGTAHPQEQEYDLDSTAWPHTPRERPLEQTYRQLLHLVRLQAPGRSWAQVLDMALAWLTLGSQCDLESTSGQTDIHRFISDGGNVSLPCYGAPPRCNPSKWLYRRERSSNPIVLSENGMKKNDTEIRERLSLVSDCSLNIYKATTEDRGHYICRHFDDPQFDTSVYLHVLHVSPSSTQTESRPGSSFSLSCQLYVYNGWSCDDLFFGERVQLVWVNTTGVNLQSDSRFQISSSPEHCNISLTTTLLKEDDNTEWRCQITKGTEVQTSAGYTVTLPSTPAAETTQVIPVAVAVAALLILIALIALWLICKKRARADNEAVSTLTPVTPPAADVHGKKEDVAYAEVIICRKKFTETHNVQANEVTYAAIRGPKAGPRDEGLF comes from the exons ATGGGACTGGGCACAGCTCACCCTCAGGAGCAGGAGTATGACCTGGACTCCACAGCCTGGCCTCATACTCCACGAGAACGCCCTCTGGAACAGACATATCGCCAGCTCTTGCACCTGGTCAGACTTCAGGCTCCAGGGCGAAGTTGGGCTCAGGTGTTGGATATGGCACTGGCTTGGTTGACTCTGGGTTCGCAGTGTGACCTGGAAA GTACCAGCGGACAAACAGACATCCATCGGTTCATCAGTGATGGTGGGAACGTCAGTCTGCCCTGTTATGGAGCTCCTCCTAGGTGCAACCCAAGTAAGTGGCTATATAGAAGAGAAAGAAGTTCAAACCCAATTGTATTATCTGAAAACGGGATGAAGAAGAATGACACAGAGATACGTGAGAGACTGAGTCTGGTGTCCGACTGCTCTCTGAACATCTATAAAGCCACAACTGAAGATCGTGGACATTACATCTGCAGGCACTTTGATGATCCTCAGTTTGATACGTCTGTTTATCTGCATGTTCTTCATG TCTCTCCATCATCCACACAGACTGAGAGCAGACCTGGcagctctttctctctctcctgccAGTTGTATGTATATAATGGATGGTCTTGTGATGATCTCTTCTTTGGTGAGAGAGTTCAGCTGGTCTGGGTGAATACGACTGGTGTGAATCTGCAATCAGACTCCAGATTTCAGATCTCATCCTCTCCTGAACACTGTAACATCTCTCTGACTACAACACTCCTCAAAGAAGACGACAACACAGAGTGGAGATGCCAGATTACTAAAGGAACTGAAGTCCAGACCTCAGCCGGCTATACTGTCACTTTACCGTCAACTCCAGCAGCAGAAACTACACAAG TGATTCCTGTCGCTGTTGCTGTAGCTGCTCTTCTTATCCTTATTGCTCTGATTGCTCTATGGTTGATCTGTAAAAAAAGAGCCA GAGCAGATAATGAGGCGGTCAGCACTTTGACCCCGGTGACCCCACCAGCTGCTGATGTCCAT GGGAAGAAGGAAGATGTGGCTTATGCTGAGGTCATTATTTGCAGAAAGAAGTTTACTGAAACACACAAT GTTCAGGCTAATGAAGTGACGTATGCGGCCATCAGAGGACCGAAAGCTGGACCCCGGGATGAAGGGCTGTTTTGA
- the LOC137092917 gene encoding uncharacterized protein: MKEGQRQKMAGKSHIDQLGLILICSLLKGTSGQTNISVFGSDGGNVSLPCYRAPTDCRSTVWLDCEEQSLYKVGLFGNVRRKRLSLGSDCSLNIYKATTEDRGVYCCYINRGPSTKVHLHVLHVSPSSTQTEIRPGRSFSLSCQLYAAYGWSCDDLFSGERVQLVWVNKTGVNLQSDSRFQISSSPEHCNISLTTTLLNEDDNTEWRCQITKGTEVQTSVGYTVTYSDTGGYTDIVFIADGGNVSLPCYNALNGCRSNNWIYSRGQRSVAAILFENGMKKNDIERRERLRLGSDCSLNIYKATTEDRGHYTCRKCEDQHSDASVDLHVLHVSPSSTQTEIRPGSSFSLSCQLYAAYGWSCDDLFFGERVQLVWVNKTGVNLQSDSRFQISSSPEHCNISLTTTLLNEDDNTEWRCQITKGTEVQTSVGYTVTYSAKKEGIIPMNICTVSHRRSSPNKNLAEGFRRPDPLVFDGNIAENWRVFEQEFDKFIAAAHSEKEPRTKAFILLNLAGSEAREREQTFVYTPAVHTDTGFTSGEINVEADTHNSSSLQVHSDASFKIVVKTQLSKRRHCQKTYYDKSSRALLPLLQGEVVRLATSKGHDRIGLVKQLCDEPRSYIEKTEGKEYRQNRKHILPVKEPQPHRFEHSDVSFPFVQTPSAESQHKHYSPSEAKEQNTTQGAEKQPLNEQFHM, from the exons ATGAAAGAAGGACAGAGACAGAAAATGGCTGGTAAGAGTCATATAGATCAGCTGGGACTGATTCTTATCTGCTCACTTCTCAAAG GTACCAGTGGACAGACAAACATCAGTGTGTTCGGCAGTGATGGTGGGAACGTCAGTCTGCCCTGTTATAGAGCTCCTACTGACTGCAGATCAACTGTATGGCTGGATTGTGAAGAACAAAGTCTATACAAAGTTGGATTATTTGGAAATGTGAGACGTAAGAGACTGAGTCTGGGGTCCGACTGCTCTCTGAACATCTATAAAGCCACAACTGAAGATCGTGGAGTTTATTGCTGTTATATTAATCGTGGACCATCTACCAAAGTACATCTGCATGTTCTTCATG TCTCTCCATCATCCACACAGACTGAGATCAGACCTGGccgctctttctctctctcctgtcAGTTGTATGCCGCTTATGGATGGTCTTGTGATGATCTCTTCTCTGGTGAGAGAGTTCAGCTGGTCTGGGTGAATAAGACTGGTGTGAATCTGCAATCAGACTCCAGATTTCAGATCTCATCCTCTCCTGAACACTGTAACATCTCTCTGACTACAACACTCCTCAATGAAGACGACAACACAGAGTGGAGATGCCAGATTACTAAAGGAACTGAAGTCCAGACCTCAGTCGGCTATACTGTCACATACTCAG ATACCGGTGGATACACAGACATTGTGTTCATCGCTGATGGTGGGAACGTCAGTCTGCCCTGTTATAATGCTCTTAATGGCTGCAGATCAAATAACTGGATATATAGTAGAGGACAACGTTCAGTGGCAGCTATATTATTTGAAAACGGGATGAAGAAGAATGACATAGAGAGACGTGAGAGACTGAGACTGGGGTCCGACTGCTCTCTGAACATCTATAAAGCCACAACTGAAGATCGTGGACATTACACCTGCAGGAAATGTGAGGATCAACATTCAGATGCATCAGTTGATCTGCATGTTCTTCATG TCTCTCCATCATCCACACAGACTGAGATCAGACCTGGcagctctttctctctctcctgtcAGTTGTATGCCGCTTATGGATGGTCTTGTGATGATCTCTTCTTTGGTGAGAGAGTTCAGCTGGTCTGGGTGAATAAGACTGGTGTGAATCTGCAATCAGACTCCAGATTTCAGATCTCATCCTCTCCTGAACACTGTAACATCTCTCTGACTACAACACTCCTCAATGAAGACGACAACACAGAGTGGAGATGCCAGATTACTAAAGGAACTGAAGTCCAGACCTCAGTCGGCTATACGGTCACATACTCAG CGAAGAAGGAAGGTATTATTCCAATGAACATTTGCACAGTAAGCCACCGTCGTTCATCGCCCAATAAAAACTTGGCTGAAGGGTTCCGCAGACCTGATCCACTTGTCTTTGATGGCAATATCGCCGAAAATTGGCGTGTGTTTGAGCAAGAATTTGACAAATTTATTGCTGCTGCACACTCGGAGAAAGAGCCTCGCACAAAAGCTTTCATACTGCTTAATCTAGCTGGCTCAGAGGCCAGAGAGCGTGAACAAACGTTCGTCTATACACCTGCTGTTCACACGG ACACTGGGTTCACCAGCGGAGAGATTAATGTTGAGGCAGACACACACAACTCTTCCAGTCTGCAAGTCCATTCTGATGCCAGCTTCAAAATTGTTGTCAAGACTCAACTCTCAAAGAGGAGACATTGTCAAAAGACATACTACGACAAGTCCAGCAGAGCTCTCCTGCCACTCTTACAAGGTGAGGTAGTGAgacttgctacttctaagggcCATGACCGAATCGGGCTCGTCAAACAGCTCTGTGATGAACCAAGGTCATATATTGAGAAGACTGAAGGAAAAGAGTACAGACAAAACCGAAAACATATCCTTCCTGTCAAGGAGCCACAACCACATCGGTTCGAGCACAGCGATGTGTCGTTTCCCTTTGTCCAGACCCCCTCTGCCGAATCTCAGCACAAACACTACAGTCCAAGTGAAGCCAAAGAACAAAACACCACACAAGGAGCCGAGAAACAGCCGTTGAATGAACAGTTCCATATGTGA